The Streptomyces sp. NBC_00440 genome contains a region encoding:
- a CDS encoding ABC transporter ATP-binding protein: protein MNGASALQGGAHPADAVTFENVTVTFPSADGGVRTILEELNLSIPAGQFVAVVGRSGCGKTTMLNMAAGLVEAADGAVTVLGSAPRAARKRMGFMLARDALLPWRTASGNVQYGLELRGVKPTAERKETASRWLSTVHLADHEKHYPWQLSQGMRQRVALARTWALDPELLLMDEPFAALDVNTRRSAQNEFLDLWQREEHRTVMFVTHDLGEAVALADRVVLMGEGGVLDDVMIDIERPRDLTHITMDSAYQDILERLRAHLRR, encoded by the coding sequence ATGAACGGCGCGTCGGCGCTTCAGGGTGGCGCGCACCCGGCCGACGCCGTGACGTTCGAGAACGTGACCGTCACCTTTCCCTCTGCCGACGGCGGAGTCCGCACGATCCTCGAAGAGCTCAACCTGTCGATACCCGCCGGGCAGTTCGTGGCGGTCGTCGGCCGGAGCGGCTGCGGCAAGACGACCATGCTCAACATGGCGGCAGGTCTCGTCGAGGCGGCCGACGGCGCGGTGACCGTCCTCGGGTCCGCACCCCGGGCCGCCCGCAAACGGATGGGTTTCATGCTCGCCCGCGATGCCCTGCTTCCTTGGCGCACCGCGTCGGGCAACGTGCAGTACGGCCTGGAGCTGCGCGGGGTCAAGCCCACCGCCGAACGGAAGGAGACCGCTTCCCGCTGGCTCTCGACCGTCCACCTCGCTGACCACGAGAAGCACTACCCCTGGCAGCTCTCCCAGGGGATGCGCCAGCGGGTCGCACTGGCCCGGACCTGGGCCCTCGACCCTGAACTGCTCCTCATGGACGAGCCGTTCGCCGCTCTTGACGTCAACACGAGGCGGTCCGCCCAGAACGAGTTCCTCGATCTGTGGCAGCGGGAGGAACACCGCACGGTCATGTTCGTCACGCACGATCTCGGTGAGGCCGTCGCGCTGGCCGACCGTGTCGTGCTCATGGGGGAGGGCGGAGTCCTCGACGACGTCATGATCGACATCGAGCGGCCGCGGGATCTGACACACATCACGATGGACTCGGCCTATCAGGACATCCTTGAGCGGCTCCGTGCCCATCTGCGCCGGTGA
- a CDS encoding amidohydrolase family protein, whose translation MTRTPAERLDGLRGRIIDFRLRPPTGPYRNFFTPTVVGAVNRILGDAVPRSYTISTDPFPNAEDRAIEAVIAEMDSVGVRLGVMNGRHSVNRPVPVHIEDTDLAELTERTDGRVLGLAGIDFDKPIDDIIAGLDVAVKELGLIGVCMEPGLARTPMYADDEQLFPLYEKIADLGVPLLFMTGPLAGPDISHTDPVRFDRVARRHPGMPVVLGHGCYPYVNEAISLAFKSEATGIHNVFVSPDVYMFAPGGQAYADGVNWLPNRFVYASAYSFCGVEEGVLKSCELDLDDAALHAYMYGNAERLLKKAGK comes from the coding sequence ATGACCCGCACCCCCGCCGAGCGGCTCGACGGCCTCCGTGGCCGGATCATCGACTTCCGTCTCCGCCCGCCGACCGGCCCCTACCGCAACTTCTTCACCCCGACCGTCGTCGGCGCCGTGAACCGCATCCTGGGTGACGCGGTTCCGCGGTCCTACACGATCAGCACGGACCCCTTCCCGAACGCGGAGGACCGCGCCATCGAGGCCGTGATCGCGGAGATGGACTCGGTCGGCGTCCGCCTCGGCGTCATGAACGGCCGTCACTCGGTGAACCGTCCGGTCCCCGTGCACATCGAGGACACCGACCTCGCCGAGCTGACCGAGCGCACCGACGGCCGCGTACTCGGCCTGGCCGGCATCGACTTCGACAAGCCGATCGACGACATCATCGCGGGCCTGGACGTCGCGGTGAAGGAACTGGGCCTCATCGGCGTCTGCATGGAGCCGGGCCTCGCCCGCACGCCCATGTACGCGGACGACGAGCAGCTCTTCCCGCTCTACGAGAAGATCGCCGACCTGGGCGTCCCGCTCCTCTTCATGACGGGCCCGCTCGCCGGTCCCGACATCAGCCACACCGACCCGGTCCGCTTCGACCGGGTGGCCCGCCGCCACCCCGGGATGCCGGTCGTCCTCGGGCACGGCTGCTACCCGTACGTGAACGAGGCGATCTCGCTCGCCTTCAAGAGCGAGGCCACGGGGATCCACAACGTCTTCGTGTCTCCCGACGTCTACATGTTCGCTCCGGGCGGGCAGGCGTACGCCGACGGCGTCAACTGGCTGCCGAACCGCTTCGTCTACGCGTCGGCCTACTCCTTCTGCGGTGTCGAGGAGGGTGTCCTGAAGAGCTGTGAGCTCGACCTCGACGACGCCGCCCTGCACGCCTACATGTACGGCAACGCCGAGCGGCTGCTCAAGAAGGCGGGCAAGTGA
- a CDS encoding ABC transporter permease: MTSSNTKSPVPVGAAGAAEGQGRPPSARRKRGRIKVRAWQVFLLIAWFGLWQWTTSAGILDPVLSKSPEQSWHYLVTAGESGELWSNTRATMTAVLLAWVMAGVAGVVAGLALGLLPSTERILTPFLDAMNSMPRIALAPLFIVAFGIGLWAKVALASTLVFFIVMSGARAGIRSADAEWLRLSAVLGVNKVQLFTKIFFPVATPAIFASLRLGLVYSLLGVVGSELISAENGLGQLIANYSAIFRMDAVYAILILLAVIAVILNQFMGAIEARLLRWQPPEER; the protein is encoded by the coding sequence ATGACCTCCAGCAACACCAAGTCACCCGTTCCCGTGGGGGCGGCCGGAGCCGCCGAAGGGCAAGGCCGTCCCCCGTCCGCTCGCCGCAAGCGCGGACGGATCAAGGTGCGCGCATGGCAGGTCTTCCTGCTGATCGCCTGGTTCGGCCTGTGGCAATGGACCACCAGCGCGGGCATCCTGGACCCCGTCCTCTCCAAGTCCCCTGAGCAGTCGTGGCATTACCTCGTCACTGCCGGGGAGTCGGGGGAGCTGTGGTCCAACACCCGGGCGACGATGACGGCGGTGCTGCTGGCCTGGGTCATGGCGGGGGTCGCGGGCGTCGTCGCGGGGCTCGCGCTGGGCCTCCTGCCCTCCACCGAGCGGATTCTCACGCCGTTCCTGGACGCCATGAACTCCATGCCGCGCATCGCGCTGGCGCCGCTGTTCATCGTGGCGTTCGGCATCGGGCTGTGGGCCAAGGTCGCCCTCGCATCGACGCTCGTCTTCTTCATCGTCATGTCGGGGGCGCGCGCGGGGATACGGTCCGCCGACGCGGAGTGGCTCCGGCTGTCGGCCGTCCTCGGAGTGAACAAGGTCCAGCTGTTCACGAAGATCTTCTTCCCCGTCGCGACGCCCGCCATCTTCGCGTCCCTGCGCCTCGGCCTCGTCTACTCACTGCTGGGTGTAGTGGGCTCCGAGCTGATCTCCGCCGAGAACGGTCTCGGCCAGCTGATCGCGAACTACTCCGCCATCTTCCGGATGGATGCGGTGTACGCGATTCTCATCCTGCTGGCCGTGATCGCCGTCATTCTCAACCAATTCATGGGCGCCATCGAGGCACGGCTGCTCAGGTGGCAGCCCCCGGAAGAGCGGTGA
- a CDS encoding NADP-dependent oxidoreductase: MGEGSLRVAMRDHPQGMVTEGDFLIEKTARPTPGPGQALVRVRHLSLDPYMRPMMNPVRSYVEPLKPGQTMPGATVGEVVESNEDALPVGTHVACMLGWQEYGLVTKGSARIVDLGAADVSLALHVLGMTGATAHYGLLHLGDPKPGETVVVTAASGAVGSVVGQLAKIKGCRVIGVAGGPEKCRYVKEELGFDECLDHRADDFEQRFTELTTDWVDILFENVGGRILDAILPRMNDHGRVVLCGNISDYNRDEPYGIKGISHLLLHRVNVYSFVIADHRDYWPRAIGELAGWVKEGRIRFREDVAKGGLEDAPAAFISMLTGRNFGKQLVEVAPASAGN, from the coding sequence ATGGGTGAGGGTTCCCTCCGCGTCGCGATGCGTGACCACCCCCAAGGGATGGTCACCGAGGGCGACTTCCTCATCGAGAAGACCGCGCGCCCCACTCCCGGCCCCGGCCAGGCGCTCGTCCGGGTCCGCCACCTCTCTCTCGACCCCTACATGCGGCCGATGATGAACCCGGTCCGGTCCTACGTGGAGCCGCTCAAGCCCGGCCAGACCATGCCCGGCGCGACAGTCGGTGAGGTCGTCGAGAGCAATGAGGACGCGCTGCCCGTGGGTACCCACGTGGCCTGCATGCTCGGCTGGCAGGAATACGGCCTCGTCACCAAGGGCTCCGCCCGCATCGTCGATCTGGGCGCGGCGGACGTCTCGCTGGCTCTGCACGTTCTCGGTATGACCGGCGCCACGGCGCACTACGGCCTGTTGCACCTGGGTGATCCCAAGCCCGGCGAGACCGTTGTCGTCACGGCGGCCTCGGGCGCGGTCGGCAGTGTCGTCGGCCAGCTCGCCAAGATCAAGGGATGCCGGGTCATCGGCGTCGCCGGCGGACCGGAGAAGTGCCGGTACGTCAAGGAGGAACTCGGCTTCGACGAGTGCCTCGACCACCGCGCCGACGACTTCGAGCAGCGGTTCACGGAGCTCACCACCGACTGGGTCGACATCCTCTTCGAGAACGTCGGCGGTCGCATCCTCGACGCGATCCTGCCGCGGATGAACGACCACGGCCGAGTCGTGCTCTGCGGCAACATCAGCGACTACAACCGCGACGAGCCGTACGGCATCAAGGGGATCAGCCACCTGCTGCTCCACCGGGTCAACGTCTACTCCTTCGTCATCGCGGACCACCGCGACTACTGGCCCCGGGCCATCGGCGAACTGGCCGGCTGGGTCAAGGAGGGGCGCATCCGGTTCCGCGAGGATGTCGCCAAGGGTGGCCTGGAGGACGCACCGGCGGCTTTCATCAGCATGCTCACCGGTCGCAACTTCGGCAAGCAGCTCGTGGAGGTCGCGCCTGCCTCCGCGGGGAATTGA
- a CDS encoding TauD/TfdA dioxygenase family protein has translation MALKITPLTGSIGASVEGVRLGEDLDTATLATLREAFLEHCMLLFRGQHLEPPAHARFARHWGDPVVTAMLNQLADAPGVVQITDVKKETTATEAWHYDAAFEAVPPKISMLSAVTIPVGGDTLWSNQYLAFERLSPDLRRVLETLRVRFRGIRLGRMMGIPEAERPQAVHPLVRTHPETGRKALYVGHLENSCIEGWTREESDPLMEFLYTRSVTPDNVYRHGWQPGDLVMWDNRCTMHYAVHDYGDQPRALNRITLHGEAPA, from the coding sequence ATGGCCCTGAAGATCACACCACTCACCGGGTCGATCGGTGCGTCGGTCGAAGGGGTCCGCCTGGGGGAGGACCTCGACACGGCGACACTCGCCACACTCCGGGAAGCGTTCCTGGAGCACTGCATGCTCCTCTTCCGGGGGCAGCACCTCGAACCGCCGGCGCACGCCAGGTTCGCACGCCACTGGGGCGACCCGGTCGTCACGGCCATGCTCAACCAGCTCGCGGACGCTCCGGGCGTCGTCCAGATCACCGACGTCAAGAAGGAGACCACCGCCACCGAGGCATGGCACTACGACGCCGCTTTCGAGGCGGTCCCGCCCAAGATCTCGATGCTCTCGGCCGTCACCATCCCGGTGGGCGGCGACACCCTGTGGTCGAACCAGTACCTCGCTTTCGAAAGGCTCTCACCGGATCTGCGGCGTGTGCTGGAGACCCTGCGGGTGCGCTTCCGCGGCATCCGGCTCGGCCGGATGATGGGCATCCCCGAGGCGGAGCGGCCGCAGGCGGTGCACCCCCTCGTCCGTACGCACCCGGAGACCGGGCGCAAGGCCCTCTATGTCGGCCACCTGGAGAACAGCTGCATCGAAGGCTGGACCAGGGAGGAGAGCGACCCGCTCATGGAGTTCCTCTACACCCGGTCCGTCACCCCGGACAACGTGTACCGGCACGGCTGGCAGCCCGGTGACCTCGTGATGTGGGACAACCGCTGCACGATGCACTACGCCGTCCACGACTACGGCGACCAGCCGCGGGCCCTCAACCGGATCACGCTCCACGGCGAGGCCCCGGCCTGA
- a CDS encoding ABC transporter substrate-binding protein, with the protein MYKASKPAAVGLGFALVLLTGCGQGNSGDQGDGSKIVLGNYLHNSIAWPSTIAIEQGFFKKEGLDVKPLAAKSGPELAAQLIGGSTQIAAVSPDNIIPAIQQKQPVTLLPPYGRLDMVLLAPKSGHITNVKQLAGKRVGVVSRGSAVEKYAQEVLKANGVDPGSVTFVAVGGAVTQEPALRNKTVDAVVGSSSTYFTLASHGLDLVPFSDALAGGAGDLSRNGLQVLWATTKGYKAKHPGTVGKFCRAMDSAVKWINDDANKAAGVKSLSKLLGLRADAAGRLWDKVHQSYITSTDAAAWKTNVKFSTGKPDAVPFDVIDNSCGQ; encoded by the coding sequence GTGTACAAGGCCAGCAAGCCGGCTGCCGTCGGGCTCGGTTTCGCACTCGTCCTGCTGACCGGCTGCGGCCAGGGCAACTCCGGTGACCAGGGCGACGGTTCGAAGATCGTCCTCGGCAACTATCTGCACAACTCCATCGCCTGGCCCTCGACCATCGCCATTGAGCAGGGCTTCTTCAAGAAGGAGGGGCTGGATGTCAAACCCCTGGCGGCGAAGTCGGGCCCCGAGCTCGCCGCGCAGCTCATCGGCGGCTCGACCCAGATCGCGGCGGTGAGCCCGGACAACATCATCCCGGCCATCCAGCAGAAGCAGCCGGTCACCCTGCTGCCGCCCTACGGCCGGCTGGACATGGTGCTGCTCGCCCCGAAGTCCGGTCACATCACCAACGTGAAACAGCTGGCCGGGAAGCGGGTCGGCGTCGTCTCACGCGGGTCCGCCGTGGAGAAGTACGCGCAGGAGGTACTGAAGGCGAACGGTGTGGACCCCGGTTCCGTCACCTTCGTGGCCGTGGGCGGGGCCGTGACGCAGGAGCCCGCTCTGCGCAACAAAACGGTCGATGCCGTCGTCGGCTCCTCGTCGACGTACTTCACACTGGCTTCGCACGGGCTCGACCTCGTGCCGTTCTCGGACGCCCTCGCAGGCGGGGCCGGTGACCTCAGCCGCAATGGCCTTCAGGTCCTCTGGGCCACCACGAAGGGCTACAAGGCCAAGCACCCCGGTACCGTCGGCAAGTTCTGCAGGGCGATGGACTCCGCGGTGAAGTGGATCAACGACGACGCGAACAAGGCCGCCGGTGTGAAGTCGTTGTCGAAGCTGCTGGGACTCAGGGCGGATGCGGCCGGCCGACTCTGGGACAAGGTTCATCAGTCGTACATCACCTCGACCGACGCCGCCGCCTGGAAGACGAACGTGAAGTTTTCCACCGGGAAGCCGGACGCTGTGCCATTCGACGTGATCGACAACAGCTGCGGACAGTGA
- a CDS encoding chitinase, whose translation MIGRTVRLLGVGLATAAVVQMLVAAAPGSPRAVDTCAVKSKPAGKVLQGYWENWDGAANGVHPPLGWIPITDPRIPAHGYNVINAAFPVIRSDGTALWEDGMDSTVKVPTPAEMCQAKASGLTTLMSIGGATAGIDLSSTAVADRFVDTVVPLLKQYNFDGIDIDIETGLTGSGNINQLSASQSNLIRIIDGVLARMPSNFGLTMAPETAYVTGGSVTYGSIWGAYLPIVKKYADNGRLWWLNMQYYNGSMYGCSGDSYSAGTVDGFTAQTDCLNKGLSVQGTTVKVPYDKQVPGLPAQPGAGGGYMSTGQVAQAWNAYNSGLKGLMTWSLNWDGSKGWTFGDNVSSLFNQL comes from the coding sequence ATGATCGGTCGGACGGTACGTCTTCTGGGGGTCGGTCTCGCGACGGCCGCCGTCGTGCAGATGCTGGTCGCCGCCGCGCCCGGCAGTCCGCGGGCCGTCGACACCTGTGCGGTCAAGTCGAAGCCCGCGGGCAAGGTGCTCCAGGGGTACTGGGAGAACTGGGACGGGGCCGCCAACGGTGTGCATCCGCCGCTCGGCTGGATCCCGATCACCGACCCCCGTATCCCCGCCCACGGTTACAACGTGATCAACGCGGCCTTCCCGGTCATCCGCTCGGACGGTACCGCCCTGTGGGAGGACGGGATGGACTCGACGGTGAAGGTCCCGACCCCGGCCGAGATGTGCCAGGCCAAAGCCTCCGGCCTCACGACACTGATGTCCATCGGCGGCGCGACGGCGGGGATCGACCTGAGCTCCACCGCGGTCGCCGACCGGTTCGTGGACACCGTGGTGCCGCTCCTGAAGCAGTACAACTTCGACGGCATCGACATCGACATCGAGACCGGACTGACCGGCAGCGGCAACATCAACCAGCTCTCGGCCTCCCAGTCCAACCTCATCCGCATCATCGACGGCGTGCTCGCCCGGATGCCGTCGAACTTCGGTCTGACGATGGCGCCCGAGACCGCGTACGTCACCGGGGGCAGCGTCACCTACGGCTCGATCTGGGGCGCGTATCTGCCCATCGTGAAGAAGTACGCGGACAACGGCCGGCTCTGGTGGCTGAACATGCAGTACTACAACGGCAGCATGTACGGCTGCTCCGGTGACTCGTACTCCGCCGGGACGGTCGATGGCTTCACCGCGCAGACGGACTGCTTGAACAAGGGGCTCTCCGTTCAGGGCACGACGGTCAAGGTCCCCTACGACAAGCAGGTGCCGGGACTGCCGGCGCAACCCGGTGCGGGCGGCGGGTACATGTCGACCGGGCAGGTGGCGCAGGCGTGGAACGCCTACAACAGCGGTCTCAAGGGACTCATGACCTGGTCGCTCAACTGGGACGGCTCCAAGGGATGGACCTTCGGGGACAACGTTTCGTCGCTGTTCAACCAACTCTGA
- a CDS encoding quinone oxidoreductase family protein has protein sequence MDAVRIRPTPDGGVPVVVGLPAPAPGPGQVLVRVRASGLNRGELLQAGRVKDGDLVPVGVELAGEIDTVGADVTDWKPGDAVVAHGTGTQAELVVVSASALVRKPESSSWAEAGSFLNVYMTAHDALVTNGRMAPGEAVLINAATGGIGLAAVQIARALGAGTVIATTTSASKTQALYDQGAHHVIDMSSQDQVSTVAEITGNRGVDVVIDSVGGTVLDDNLTSMAVRGRLVQVGRMGSARAEIDLTTLWRKRLTLIGVTFRTRTEEERLDCIRAAERDLLDLWERRVIVPVVDRTFAMADVAAAYDHMTRSGHIGKIALLMPPPAGDR, from the coding sequence ATGGATGCTGTACGGATCCGTCCCACTCCCGACGGCGGCGTTCCGGTCGTCGTCGGCCTGCCCGCACCGGCTCCGGGCCCCGGCCAGGTCCTCGTCCGCGTCCGGGCTTCGGGGCTCAACCGCGGAGAACTGCTGCAGGCCGGCCGGGTCAAGGACGGCGACCTGGTGCCCGTTGGCGTCGAACTCGCCGGGGAGATCGACACCGTGGGGGCGGACGTCACGGACTGGAAGCCCGGCGACGCCGTCGTCGCGCACGGCACCGGTACCCAGGCCGAGCTCGTCGTGGTCTCCGCAAGTGCGTTGGTCCGCAAGCCGGAGAGCAGCTCCTGGGCCGAGGCGGGCTCCTTCCTCAACGTCTACATGACGGCTCACGACGCGCTCGTCACCAACGGCCGCATGGCACCCGGCGAGGCCGTGCTCATCAACGCCGCGACGGGCGGCATCGGACTCGCGGCCGTCCAGATCGCGCGGGCCCTCGGCGCCGGCACGGTCATCGCGACGACGACCTCGGCGTCCAAGACGCAAGCCCTGTACGACCAGGGAGCCCATCACGTCATCGACATGTCCTCGCAGGACCAGGTGTCCACCGTCGCGGAGATCACCGGCAACCGGGGCGTCGATGTCGTCATCGACTCCGTCGGTGGCACGGTTCTGGACGACAACCTGACGTCGATGGCCGTCAGGGGCCGCCTCGTTCAGGTGGGCCGGATGGGTTCGGCCCGGGCGGAGATCGACCTGACCACTCTGTGGCGCAAGCGGCTGACCCTCATCGGCGTCACCTTCCGGACCCGGACCGAGGAGGAGCGGCTGGACTGCATCCGGGCGGCCGAACGCGACCTGCTCGACCTGTGGGAACGCCGGGTCATCGTGCCGGTCGTCGACCGCACGTTCGCCATGGCGGACGTCGCCGCGGCATACGACCACATGACCAGGAGCGGGCACATCGGCAAGATCGCACTGCTCATGCCGCCCCCGGCCGGTGACCGGTGA
- a CDS encoding GntR family transcriptional regulator, with protein MARKRTEDLPDLSGLLLPRDQRMTAVEQSLLRHRSSMQVAVSLAEQIAARLACVITFDLIHGGQRLLEQDICEILGVSRAPVREALRILERDRLVEFQARRGALVTAPTAREVRNVFDVRIALYVMLLREEMKEPKRLLAVLDSHMSAVERSVSQSVDDQSADDYATATFLLNSSIAAAASNQTLADLLQSVSLQTLRYVRLGLARDPGSIPRSLESWHTLRAAVAAGKAAPVVRIAVDRIERIRDAALVALEDTRVSD; from the coding sequence TTGGCACGCAAACGGACGGAGGACCTGCCTGACCTGTCCGGGCTGCTCCTGCCTCGTGACCAGCGGATGACGGCTGTGGAGCAGTCGTTGCTCAGGCATCGCTCCAGTATGCAGGTGGCGGTCTCTCTGGCGGAGCAGATCGCTGCCCGGTTGGCCTGTGTCATCACCTTCGACCTGATCCACGGCGGTCAGCGCCTGCTCGAACAGGACATCTGCGAGATCCTCGGTGTCAGCCGGGCGCCGGTCCGTGAAGCGCTGCGCATCCTTGAGCGGGACCGGCTCGTCGAGTTCCAGGCACGGAGGGGCGCGCTCGTCACCGCGCCGACGGCCAGGGAGGTGCGCAACGTCTTCGACGTGCGGATCGCGCTGTACGTCATGCTCCTCCGGGAGGAGATGAAGGAACCGAAGAGGCTGCTCGCCGTCCTGGACTCCCACATGTCCGCGGTCGAGAGGTCGGTCTCCCAGTCCGTCGACGACCAGTCCGCCGACGACTATGCGACGGCGACGTTCTTGCTGAACTCGTCGATCGCGGCGGCAGCGAGCAACCAGACCCTCGCGGACCTGTTGCAGTCCGTCTCCCTCCAGACGCTCCGATATGTGCGTCTGGGACTGGCGCGCGACCCCGGGAGCATCCCGCGGTCCCTGGAGAGCTGGCACACCCTTCGGGCCGCGGTGGCGGCGGGCAAGGCCGCCCCGGTGGTCCGGATCGCCGTGGATCGCATCGAGCGAATCCGCGACGCGGCCCTGGTGGCCCTTGAGGACACCCGCGTATCTGACTGA
- a CDS encoding 3-(methylthio)propionyl-CoA ligase → MNGLMMHQQLLVSTLLTHAERHHANTEVVSARCEGDIHRYTFRDMAHRSRQVAQAVGAMGVGPGDRVATLAWNTYRHVELYYGVSGSGSVLHTLNPRLHPDQLVWIINNAGDSVLFFDLTFVDLVREIAPRVPGVRKFVLLSDAGQLAAAQPAGDDLEVTAYEDLLAAQDGDYTWPDFDEKQAASLCYTSGTTGHPKGALYSHRSTVLHSYGVALPDSMGLSARDVVMPVVPMFHVNAWGIPYAACLTGAKLVLPGKDLSGPALTALQEAEGVTISGSVPTVWQGQLDHARATGITLRTLQRAVIGGAACPAWMARELRDVHGVRVIHGWGMTETSPLGSASVLKLSHQALDREAQEAVLAKQGRSLFGIDMKITDDEGAELPWDGRTPGHLMVRGHWVTSGYYPPGRPSPLVNGWFPTGDIATMDPEGFMQITDRSKDLIKSGGEWISSIEIENLAMDHPEIDTAACIGVRHAKWDERPILVAVRRPGSTLTAKELLGSFAGKIAKWCVPDDVVFVDTLPMGATGKILKAPLREQYREHLTHS, encoded by the coding sequence GTGAACGGCCTGATGATGCATCAGCAGCTCCTCGTCTCTACTCTCCTCACCCACGCCGAGCGCCATCACGCGAACACCGAGGTCGTCTCGGCACGGTGCGAGGGTGACATCCACCGGTACACCTTCCGCGACATGGCCCACCGCAGCCGACAGGTGGCCCAGGCCGTCGGGGCGATGGGCGTCGGGCCCGGCGACCGCGTCGCCACCCTCGCCTGGAACACCTACCGGCATGTGGAGCTGTATTACGGCGTCTCCGGTTCCGGTTCGGTTCTGCACACGCTCAATCCGCGCCTGCACCCGGACCAGCTCGTCTGGATCATCAACAACGCCGGCGACTCGGTCCTCTTCTTCGACCTCACCTTCGTCGACCTGGTCCGGGAGATCGCTCCGCGCGTGCCCGGCGTCCGGAAGTTCGTCCTGCTGAGCGACGCCGGGCAGCTTGCGGCCGCACAGCCCGCCGGCGACGACCTGGAGGTCACGGCGTACGAGGACCTCCTGGCGGCACAGGACGGCGACTACACCTGGCCCGACTTCGACGAGAAGCAAGCGGCCTCCCTGTGCTACACGAGCGGCACCACCGGACACCCCAAGGGGGCGCTGTACTCGCACCGTTCGACCGTGCTGCACTCGTACGGTGTCGCCCTGCCCGACTCGATGGGGCTCTCGGCCCGCGACGTGGTCATGCCCGTCGTGCCGATGTTCCACGTGAACGCGTGGGGCATCCCGTATGCCGCGTGCCTCACCGGGGCGAAACTCGTGCTGCCCGGCAAGGATTTGAGCGGCCCGGCCCTCACGGCGCTCCAGGAGGCCGAGGGCGTCACGATCTCCGGGAGCGTTCCCACCGTCTGGCAGGGGCAGCTGGACCACGCACGCGCCACCGGCATCACGCTCAGGACCCTCCAGCGGGCCGTCATCGGAGGCGCCGCCTGCCCCGCCTGGATGGCCCGTGAGCTGCGGGACGTCCACGGGGTCCGGGTCATCCACGGCTGGGGCATGACGGAGACGAGCCCCTTGGGCTCCGCGTCGGTCCTCAAGCTCAGCCACCAGGCTCTCGACCGCGAGGCGCAGGAGGCGGTGCTCGCCAAGCAGGGCCGCTCCCTGTTCGGCATCGACATGAAGATCACGGACGATGAGGGCGCCGAGCTGCCGTGGGACGGCCGCACGCCGGGCCACCTCATGGTGCGGGGCCACTGGGTCACCAGCGGGTACTACCCCCCGGGCCGTCCGAGCCCCCTCGTCAACGGCTGGTTCCCGACCGGCGACATCGCGACGATGGACCCCGAAGGGTTCATGCAGATCACGGACCGGAGCAAGGACCTCATCAAGTCCGGTGGCGAGTGGATCAGTTCGATCGAGATCGAGAACCTCGCTATGGACCACCCCGAGATCGACACGGCTGCCTGCATCGGCGTCAGGCATGCGAAGTGGGATGAGCGCCCCATCCTCGTGGCCGTCCGGCGACCGGGCTCCACCCTCACGGCGAAGGAGCTCCTCGGGTCATTCGCCGGGAAGATCGCCAAATGGTGCGTCCCCGACGACGTGGTGTTCGTGGACACCCTGCCCATGGGGGCAACGGGCAAGATCCTCAAGGCGCCCTTGCGGGAGCAGTACCGCGAACACCTCACTCACAGCTGA